One region of Oreochromis aureus strain Israel breed Guangdong linkage group 19, ZZ_aureus, whole genome shotgun sequence genomic DNA includes:
- the zpcx gene encoding zona pellucida protein C, whose amino-acid sequence MMGTTQISLCVLLSCFIAVQSVLYHNGRFTQDFVGVYENRVPFSFGRNFDFTPQDTIFSSWRSWSPDFHRLAGLSPFLSVPRVQVYCDASTLTVLVDKSVGGLKLTGEEIQLGNGCFSNGELANEFVFTYGFDECGTAPMVEDDLEVFTNTLFLNLRRISPTWWKTPSAVHVFCVAKRLKNMPKFSDTTLPENDDISIKAMSPSWTSAAQSNVYKRGQAVNLQVLAKTGTNQQVFIKSCFVSVFPEPRAKPRQRVIFNKGCVTPVGSSTTIVTFVASNTADAVNFVLNTSYLISELYIHCSVLISGQGVTPGSKSCNYNVIESRWEELSGDLEACECCSSRCKGKNRPGDAKAMVSTGPFVIVDEDGERTPLPSVSEQETANIPNSMQSALPDPADVIVSAASIPRSKFNAGPEGVVVVSQDPATRLTLWLPEQVPPQSDSNDTPTLRSSTTDHEPHLNPTNEIKGQSFSSLSPSTMNLPIMVNGWKIPPQPAIPEDLKRKSRSGRSGNFDSKEEPVDFSLPAEISVKYLMLIKGPNPAELDKTAAVEESQSEKWLQNEIKHPNRDDLPQMLTDGAVMPEGTQEIPPITRSKLTFSKAADGSQTLSYEEEAVVQKKSPVERKQLKLKGLQSTFLNLLWRMKNAE is encoded by the exons ATGATGGGGACCACGCAGATATCTCTTTGTGTGCTTCTTAGTTGTTTTATTGCTGTTCAGTCTGTTCTGTATCACAATGGCAGATTCACCCAGGATTTTGTGGGAGTTTATGAAAATCGAGTGCCTTTTTCATTTGGAAGAAACTTTGATTTTACTCCGCAAGACACAATCTTCAGCTCCTGGCGATCCTGGAGCCCTGACTTTCACAGGCTAGCTGGACTCTCTCCCTTCCTCAGTGTTCCCAGAGTACAGGTGTATTGTGATGCATCGACACTAACCGTGCTGGTTGATAAGAGTGTCGGTGGTCTCAAACTGACTGGAGAGGAAATACAGCTGGGCAATGGCTGCTTCAGCAATGGAGAGCTTGCAAATGAATTTGTCTTCACTTATGGTTTTGATGAATGTGGAACTGCACCTATG GTGGAGGACGACTTGGAGGTGTTCACCAACACCCTGTTCTTGAATTTAAGAAGAATTTCTCCCACCTGGTGGAAAACCCCCTCTGCAGTCCACGTGTTCTGTGTTGCAAAAAG GTTGAAAAATATGCCAAAGTTTAGCGACACAACGCTTCCTGAAAATGATGACATTAGCATCAAAGCCATGAGTC CGTCCTGGACGAGCGCAGCACAGTCAAATGTCTACAAAAGAGGCCAGGCTGTCAATCTTCAGGTTTTGGCTAAAACCGGAACAAATCAACAGGTTTTCATCAAGTCCtgctttgtctctgtgttccctGAGCCTCGGGCCAAACCAAGGCAAAGAGTCATATTTAACAAAGG GTGCGTAACCCCAGTGGGTTCCTCCACTACTATAGTGACGTTTGTAGCCTCCAACACAGCAGATGCGGTTAATTTTGTTCTGAACACGTCTTATCTCATTTCTGAG TTGTATATCCACTGTAGCGTGCTGATCTCAGGCCAAGGTGTCACCCCTGGCTCTAAGTCCTGCAACTACAATGTGATTGAATCAAG ATGGGAGGAACTAAGTGGTGATTTGGAGGCATGTGAGTGCTGTAGCTCAAGGTGTAAAGGCAAAAACCGTCCTGGTG ATGCCAAAGCAATGGTCAGCACTGGTCCCTTTGTCATTGTTGATGAAGATGGTGAGAGAACTCCTCTGCCTTCAGTCTCCGAACAAGAAACTGCTAACATCCCAAACTCCATGCAGTCTGCTCTTCCAGATCCTGCTGATGTGATAGTTTCTGCTGCTTCTATTCCAAGAAGCAAATTCAATGCTGGCCCAGAGGGTGTAGTGGTTGTGAGTCAGGACCCTGCCACCAGGCTGACGCTTTGGCTACCTGAACAGGTGCCTCCTCAGTCTGACTCGAATGATACTCCCACACTGCGTTCTTCAACCACAGATCATGAACCTCATCTGAATCCAACCAATGAGATCAAAGGTCAAAGTTTCAGTAGTCTTTCTCCGTCAACTATGAATTTGCCAATTATGGTTAACGGGTGGAAGATTCCTCCACAACCAGCAATTCCAGAGgacttgaaaagaaaaagccGGTCTGGAAGATCTGGGAACTTTGACAGCAAAGAGGAACCGGTTGACTTTTCTCTGCCAGCTGAGATTAGTGTAAAGTACCTTATGCTGATTAAAGGGCCAAATCCAGCAGAATTGGACAAGACAGCTGCTGTAGAGGAATCCCAAAGTGAAAAATGGCTGCAGAATGAGATTAAGCACCCAAACCGTGATGACCTGCCCCAGATGCTGACCGATGGTGCTGTGATGCCTGAAGGAACACAGGAAATCCCACCAATAACACGCTCCAAACTCACCTTTTCCAAAGCTGCTGATGGGTCGCAGACGCTGAGTTATGAGGAAGAGGCAGTGGTGCAGAAGAAAAGTCCAGTGGAAAGAAAACAGTTGAAACTAAAGGGGCTGCAATCAACTTTCTTGAATTTGTTGTG gagGATGAAGAATGCAGAATAA
- the LOC116311074 gene encoding probable histone deacetylase 1-B isoform X1 has translation MALTSQGTKKKVCYYYDGDVGNYYYGQGHPMKPHRIRMTHNLLLNYGLYRKMEIYRPHKASGEEMTKYHSDDYIKFLRSIRPDNMSEYSKQMQRFNVGEDCPVFDGLFEFCQLSAGGSVAGAVKLNKQQTDIAINWAGGLHHAKKSEASGFCYVNDIVLAILELLKYHQRVLYIDIDIHHGDGVEEAFYTTDRVMTVSFHKYGEYFPGTGDLRDIGAGKGKYYAVNYPLRDGIDDESYEAIFKPIMAKVMEMYQPSAVVLQCGADSLSGDRLGCFNLTIKGHAKCVEYMKSFNLPLLMLGGGGYTIRNVARCWTYETAVALDTSIPNELPYNDYFEYFGPDFKLHISPSNMTNQNTNDYLEKIKQRLFENLRMLPHAPGVQMQAIPEDAVQEDSGDEEEEDPNKRVSIRSRDKRIACEEEFSDSEDEGEGGRRNAASFKKAKRTKTEGEKEGEEKEKKGEGETKEVKEEEKVPEEEKMDTSKPKEESKTP, from the exons ATGGCGCTTACTTCtcaaggaacaaagaaaaaagtttgcTACTACTATGATG GTGATGTTGGAAACTATTATTATGGCCAGGGGCATCCCATGAAGCCCCACCGAATCCGCATGACACACAACCTGTTACTGAACTATGGCCTCTACAGAAAGATGGAAATATAC CGTCCACACAAAGCCAGTGGAGAGGAGATGACCAAGTATCACAGCGACGACTACATCAAGTTCCTGCGTTCAATCCGCCCCGATAACATGTCAGAATACAGCAAACAAATGCAGAGAT TTAATGTGGGGGAGGACTGTCCAGTGTTTGATGGTTTATTTGAGTTCTGCCAGCTGTCAGCTGGGGGCTCTGTTG CCGGTGCTGTGAAGTTgaacaaacagcagacagacatTGCTATCAACTGGGCTGGAGGCCTTCATCACGCCAAGAAGTCAGAAGCCTCTGGGTTTTGTTATGTCAATGACATCGTGCTGGCTATCCTGGAGTTACTGAA ATACCACCAGAGAGTTCTGTACATAGATATTGACATCCATCATGGAGATGGTGTGGAAGAGGCTTTCTACACCACAGACCGTGTCATGACCGTGTCCTTCCACAAGTATGGAGAGTACTTCCCTGGCACCGGTGACCTCAGG GACATCGGAGCGGGAAAGGGCAAATATTACGCTGTGAATTACCCGCTGAGGGATGGGATTGACGATGAGTCCTATGAAGCCATATTCAAGCCT aTCATGGCTAAAGTGATGGAGATGTACCAACCCAGCGCGGTGGTTCTCCAGTGTGGAGCTGATTCGCTGTCTGGAGACAGGCTTGGTTGCTTTAACCTCACCATTAAAG GTCATGCCAAGTGTGTGGAGTATATGAAGAGCTTCAACCTGCCACTGCTTATGCTGGGTGGAGGAGGCTACACTATCCGTAATGTGGCGCGCTGCTGGACGTATGAGACGGCTGTGGCCCTAGATACCTCCATCCCAAATG AGCTTCCATACAACGACTACTTTGAGTACTTTGGGCCAGACTTCAAGCTGCACATCAGCCCCTCCAACATGACCAATCAGAACACCAACGACTACCTGGAGAAGATCAA GCAGCGCCTGTTTGAGAATTTGCGGATGCTCCCTCATGCCCCTGGTGTCCAGATGCAGGCCATCCCAGAAGACGCAGTGCAGGAGGACAGcggggatgaggaggaggaggatccCAACAAGCGCGTATCCA TTCGTTCTCGTGACAAGAGGATAGCCTGTGAGGAGGAGTTCTCTGACTCGGAGGATGAAGGTGAAGGAGGCCGCAGAAATGCTGCCAGCTTCAAGAAGGCCAAGCGAACTAAAACcgaaggagagaaagagggagaagaaaaggagaagaaaggTGAGGGAGAAACAAAAG aagtcaaagaagaggagaaggtgCCAGAGGAGGAGAAAATGGACACATCAAA GCCAAAAGAGGAGTCCAAGACACCTTGA
- the tmem54a gene encoding transmembrane protein 54a, with amino-acid sequence MKNKGNRKTGTGLCCGNLKDNKVLMKMGLALVLVGHVNFILGALVHGAVLRHISMQRKGKNLVYPIANIIAIVAGLLGGISGITAIVLSRNKKNRILIWVLLVFSFIAGFLASASTVGLLVSVITAIMSKGKALLTHCNETVQNISSFSITNECPFDPTRIYATTIILWLPLIFMSVVEAVFSFHCFAVCTSFLYLCPCRKRPRVKNRVRRSAETTPTLQYRETDAEAGPTEQDDLLHSNTAEVQSDSL; translated from the exons atgaaaaacaaaggaaacagaaaGACGGGCACAG GACTATGCTGTGGCAACCTCAAGGACAACAAAGTCTTGATGAAGATGGGGTTGGCGCTGGTGCTGGTGGGCCATGTAAACTTTATTCTTGGAGCACTGGTGCACGGCGCTGTGCTCAGACACATCAGTATGCAACGCAAGGGCAAGAATTTGGTGTACCCCATCGCCAATATCATCGCTATCGTGGCAGGTCTTTTG GGAGGGATCAGTGGAATAACAGCTATAGTGCTATccagaaacaagaaaaacaggatCCTG ATATGGGTCCTGCTGGTCTTCAGTTTCATAGCAGGTTTCCTGGCGTCTGCCTCCACCGTGGGCTTGTTAGTTTCTGTGATTACAGCCATTATGTCCAAAGGAAAGGCCCTGCTGACACACTGCAACGAAACCGTTCAGAATATTAGCTCTTTTAGCATCACAAATGAATGCCCCTTTGATCCCACCCGTATCTAC GCGACCACCATCATTCTGTGGCTGCCGCTCATCTTTATGTCTGTTGTGGAAGCGGTGTTCTCCTTCCATTGCTTTGCTGtctgcacttcattcctctACCTCTGTCCATGCAGGAAGAGGCCACGTGTGAAGAACAGG GTGCGGAGATCTGCTGAAACCACACCAACACTGCAATACAGGGAGACGGACGCTGAAGCGGGACCAACAGAGCAGGATGACCTGCTGCACAGCAACACTGCTGAGGTGCAGAGTGACTCACTCTGA
- the LOC116311074 gene encoding histone deacetylase 1 isoform X2 gives MALTSQGTKKKVCYYYDGDVGNYYYGQGHPMKPHRIRMTHNLLLNYGLYRKMEIYRPHKASGEEMTKYHSDDYIKFLRSIRPDNMSEYSKQMQRFNVGEDCPVFDGLFEFCQLSAGGSVAGAVKLNKQQTDIAINWAGGLHHAKKSEASGFCYVNDIVLAILELLKYHQRVLYIDIDIHHGDGVEEAFYTTDRVMTVSFHKYGEYFPGTGDLRDIGAGKGKYYAVNYPLRDGIDDESYEAIFKPIMAKVMEMYQPSAVVLQCGADSLSGDRLGCFNLTIKGHAKCVEYMKSFNLPLLMLGGGGYTIRNVARCWTYETAVALDTSIPNELPYNDYFEYFGPDFKLHISPSNMTNQNTNDYLEKIKQRLFENLRMLPHAPGVQMQAIPEDAVQEDSGDEEEEDPNKRVSIRSRDKRIACEEEFSDSEDEGEGGRRNAASFKKAKRTKTEGEKEGEEKEKKEVKEEEKVPEEEKMDTSKPKEESKTP, from the exons ATGGCGCTTACTTCtcaaggaacaaagaaaaaagtttgcTACTACTATGATG GTGATGTTGGAAACTATTATTATGGCCAGGGGCATCCCATGAAGCCCCACCGAATCCGCATGACACACAACCTGTTACTGAACTATGGCCTCTACAGAAAGATGGAAATATAC CGTCCACACAAAGCCAGTGGAGAGGAGATGACCAAGTATCACAGCGACGACTACATCAAGTTCCTGCGTTCAATCCGCCCCGATAACATGTCAGAATACAGCAAACAAATGCAGAGAT TTAATGTGGGGGAGGACTGTCCAGTGTTTGATGGTTTATTTGAGTTCTGCCAGCTGTCAGCTGGGGGCTCTGTTG CCGGTGCTGTGAAGTTgaacaaacagcagacagacatTGCTATCAACTGGGCTGGAGGCCTTCATCACGCCAAGAAGTCAGAAGCCTCTGGGTTTTGTTATGTCAATGACATCGTGCTGGCTATCCTGGAGTTACTGAA ATACCACCAGAGAGTTCTGTACATAGATATTGACATCCATCATGGAGATGGTGTGGAAGAGGCTTTCTACACCACAGACCGTGTCATGACCGTGTCCTTCCACAAGTATGGAGAGTACTTCCCTGGCACCGGTGACCTCAGG GACATCGGAGCGGGAAAGGGCAAATATTACGCTGTGAATTACCCGCTGAGGGATGGGATTGACGATGAGTCCTATGAAGCCATATTCAAGCCT aTCATGGCTAAAGTGATGGAGATGTACCAACCCAGCGCGGTGGTTCTCCAGTGTGGAGCTGATTCGCTGTCTGGAGACAGGCTTGGTTGCTTTAACCTCACCATTAAAG GTCATGCCAAGTGTGTGGAGTATATGAAGAGCTTCAACCTGCCACTGCTTATGCTGGGTGGAGGAGGCTACACTATCCGTAATGTGGCGCGCTGCTGGACGTATGAGACGGCTGTGGCCCTAGATACCTCCATCCCAAATG AGCTTCCATACAACGACTACTTTGAGTACTTTGGGCCAGACTTCAAGCTGCACATCAGCCCCTCCAACATGACCAATCAGAACACCAACGACTACCTGGAGAAGATCAA GCAGCGCCTGTTTGAGAATTTGCGGATGCTCCCTCATGCCCCTGGTGTCCAGATGCAGGCCATCCCAGAAGACGCAGTGCAGGAGGACAGcggggatgaggaggaggaggatccCAACAAGCGCGTATCCA TTCGTTCTCGTGACAAGAGGATAGCCTGTGAGGAGGAGTTCTCTGACTCGGAGGATGAAGGTGAAGGAGGCCGCAGAAATGCTGCCAGCTTCAAGAAGGCCAAGCGAACTAAAACcgaaggagagaaagagggagaagaaaaggagaagaaag aagtcaaagaagaggagaaggtgCCAGAGGAGGAGAAAATGGACACATCAAA GCCAAAAGAGGAGTCCAAGACACCTTGA